From Streptomyces sp. NBC_00683, one genomic window encodes:
- a CDS encoding MFS transporter has product MSTSGTAPLTAPAPPAPPLLRMTGRQKLVLVLLLGAQFMIAVDFSILNVALPAVGEGLGFSLSHLQWIATSFALAAAGFTLLFGRIADLVGRKRLFIGGMVVLGLSSVLGGLATSPEVLLTARVLQGLATAAVTPAGLALLTTAFKEGPLRERALGLNGALMSAGFTAGAILGGLLTDLLSWRWAFFVNVPVAALVVALAPSVISDSRPAERPRLDVPGAATVTGGLLLLVFGLTQAGESGWLAPTTLAALLAGAALLVAFLFVEKRAAAPLVPVHILKRRSVVWGNATGLIAFVTETSLVFLLTLYLQEVLGYSPLATGLAFGVLGAGTVIGGMLGGRAVGRFGNRRTIVLGGVVQAAATLSLVALGTSGGWIQLLLAATFVGGIGNMLMIVGFMVTSTSGLPDEEQGLATGLATMTQQVGITMGIPVMSAVVTARMGTATGPDAVLSGVSAAVLVNSALVLAGALLAGAFLGRPGARTSAG; this is encoded by the coding sequence ATGTCCACGTCCGGCACAGCACCCCTCACCGCCCCGGCTCCTCCGGCTCCTCCCCTGCTCCGCATGACCGGACGGCAGAAGCTCGTCCTCGTCCTGCTCCTCGGCGCACAGTTCATGATCGCCGTGGACTTCTCGATCCTGAACGTCGCCCTGCCCGCCGTCGGCGAAGGGCTCGGCTTCTCCCTCTCCCACCTCCAGTGGATCGCCACCTCCTTCGCGCTGGCCGCCGCCGGATTCACCCTGCTGTTCGGCCGCATCGCCGATCTCGTCGGCCGTAAGCGCCTGTTCATCGGTGGCATGGTCGTCCTCGGCCTGTCCTCCGTACTCGGCGGGCTCGCCACCTCCCCCGAGGTGCTGCTCACCGCACGGGTCCTGCAGGGCCTGGCCACCGCTGCCGTCACCCCGGCCGGACTCGCGCTGCTCACCACGGCGTTCAAGGAGGGGCCCCTGCGCGAACGCGCCCTCGGCCTCAACGGCGCCCTGATGTCGGCCGGCTTCACCGCCGGGGCGATCCTCGGCGGACTGCTGACCGACCTGCTCTCCTGGCGCTGGGCCTTCTTCGTCAACGTCCCCGTCGCCGCACTCGTCGTGGCCCTCGCCCCGTCCGTGATCAGCGACTCCCGGCCGGCCGAACGCCCCCGGCTCGACGTGCCGGGCGCCGCGACCGTCACCGGCGGCCTGCTGCTCCTCGTGTTCGGGCTGACACAGGCCGGCGAGTCCGGCTGGCTGGCGCCGACGACCCTGGCCGCACTGCTCGCGGGCGCGGCCCTCCTCGTCGCCTTCCTGTTCGTCGAGAAGCGGGCGGCGGCGCCCCTGGTCCCGGTGCACATCCTGAAGCGGCGCAGCGTCGTCTGGGGCAACGCCACCGGGCTGATCGCCTTCGTCACCGAGACCTCCCTGGTCTTCCTGCTCACGCTCTACCTCCAGGAGGTCCTCGGCTACTCGCCGCTCGCCACCGGCCTCGCCTTCGGCGTCCTGGGCGCCGGAACCGTCATCGGCGGCATGCTCGGCGGCCGTGCGGTGGGCAGGTTCGGCAACCGGCGCACGATCGTCCTGGGCGGCGTCGTCCAGGCCGCCGCCACCCTCTCCCTCGTGGCGCTCGGCACCTCCGGCGGCTGGATCCAGCTCCTGCTGGCCGCGACCTTCGTCGGCGGCATCGGCAACATGCTGATGATCGTGGGCTTCATGGTCACCTCCACCTCCGGACTCCCCGACGAGGAGCAGGGCCTGGCCACCGGGCTGGCCACGATGACGCAGCAGGTCGGCATCACGATGGGCATCCCGGTCATGAGCGCGGTCGTCACCGCGCGGATGGGAACGGCCACGGGGCCCGACGCGGTGCTGTCCGGCGTCTCGGCCGCGGTCCTGGTCAACTCGGCACTGGTCCTGGCCGGTGCCCTGCTCGCCGGAGCCTTCCTCGGCAGGCCCGGCGCGCGGACATCCGCCGGGTGA
- a CDS encoding TetR/AcrR family transcriptional regulator, translating into MDAEGAEPGMVRPGGRTARVRESVLRAAGDALVEQGFDRLDLADVARRAEVGKTTVYRRWSGTAGLVADLLTDMAEQSVPRTDTGSLDEDLRANARLVVRTLTDPRQGALFAAVIAASTCDARTAEALHRFYAVRIAEWSGCVDAAVERGELPAGTDAAEVIRAVSAPLYYRLLASGDPLDEAAADRAAEAAAVAARAGVYVV; encoded by the coding sequence ATGGATGCTGAAGGAGCGGAGCCGGGCATGGTCCGGCCCGGTGGGCGCACGGCCCGGGTGCGGGAATCGGTCCTGCGGGCGGCCGGTGACGCGCTGGTCGAGCAGGGATTCGACCGGCTCGACCTCGCGGATGTCGCACGACGCGCCGAGGTCGGCAAGACGACGGTCTACCGTCGCTGGTCCGGTACCGCCGGTCTGGTCGCCGATCTGCTCACGGACATGGCGGAGCAGTCCGTACCGCGTACGGACACGGGTTCGCTGGACGAGGACCTCAGGGCGAACGCCAGGCTGGTGGTGCGGACCCTGACCGACCCGCGCCAGGGCGCGCTCTTCGCCGCCGTGATCGCGGCGTCCACCTGTGACGCCCGTACGGCCGAGGCGCTGCACCGCTTCTACGCCGTGCGCATCGCGGAGTGGTCGGGCTGTGTCGACGCGGCGGTCGAGCGGGGCGAGCTGCCCGCAGGCACCGACGCGGCCGAGGTGATCAGGGCCGTCTCCGCGCCGCTCTACTACCGGCTGCTGGCCAGCGGCGACCCCCTCGACGAAGCCGCCGCCGACCGCGCGGCGGAGGCGGCGGCGGTGGCGGCGCGGGCAGGTGTGTACGTGGTCTGA